The genome window CACCGGTGGAGCTCCTCGAGGTGATTGTCAGCACCGCGTCCCGGAACGCGGAGATTACGGAGCGCGACGCTATTCTGTGGGCCATTGTCGCTGAGGACCCCGCCGATGAGGAGACCTGGGCTGCTATCGCGGCGTCGAACGGCTGGTCTTCGGAGCTGCTCGCCAAGGTCCGCGGCGTCCGCCGCCCGGCGATTGGGAGAGTGCCTCAAGAGCCGGAGGTAAACACGGCCGGGTGGGCCGGATGAGCGGCGTCGGTGACCGCGGTCACGGAACCTGCACCCCCGAGCTACACCAGCCCGCTGGACCGCCTCACATCACCGCCGACGACATCTCGTCGCTCGCGGCCGCTGCGGAGCTCCTGAGCCGTTTTCTGGGTTCTCCCACGAGGACCGCCGCGGGGTCGCAGAGTGTGAGCCATCACTCGTGAGCCACCATCGTTCCCTCGGATTCCGCCGCGGGCTTCCCGGCGCCGCGGTGATGGCCGGCGTTGCCCTCATTTTCGTGGCATCGACGATACCGGCCAACGCGTTCGTGAAACCTGCCGACCCGACGGTGACGTCAGCGTCTGCCGGATCGTCTTCCAACCCGCAGACCATAACGGTCAGCTCCACCGCGCTTCACGCCGCGTCTGCCCGCGATGGCTACGCCGTCACCCTCCCACCGCCTCCTCCGCCTCCGCCGGCCCCGGCGAGGGTGGTGTCCGGCGCGAGCTTCGACGGTCGCAAGTACACGTACAGCGCTGTCGCTGCCGGTGCTGTCCGCTGGCCTTTCCCTGACGGCTCCCCGATCGCGAGCGGTTTCGGTCCGCGGTTGGTCCCGAACTGCTCGTTCTGCTCCACCATGCATCTCGGGCTCGATTTCACTCCGGGCTTCGGTGTCCCTGTCCACGCGATCGCGGACGGTGTCGTCGTTCTGGTGAAGAACGATGTCGGCGGCCTCGGCAACCACGTGATGATCGAGCATGTGATCGGCGGCCAGCGTGTCCAGTCCGAATACGGTCACATGGGGATCGGCACAGTGGTTGTGAGCGTCGGGGAGACGGTCACGGCCGGCCAGGTCATCGGCCAGGTCGGATCAACCGGCGCGTCCACCGGCGCGCACCTTCACCTTGAGATTCATCTCGCCGGCGTTCCGGTGGATCCGTTCGTCTGGCTGCAAGCGAACGTGGGCTGATTTCGGTATCGCTGTCGCAGTTCCGGTGTCGCATCTGACTGTCATGATGGTCGCATGACCTCTGACTTCGCCGTTCCGCTTCATGACGCGGAGCATTTCGACGCGTTGCGCGGGTGGGCCCGTGGGATGACGACCTTGGTGGCGGCGACGGAACTGCTCATTCGCGCTGGTTTCGCTGGGTCGGGACGCCCCTGGGTTCGGTATGACAACGATGCCCACCGGCCTTGGATCGACTTCGACGAGATCCCGAACCTGTGCGGGGCGATGTCCGGTGGCGAGCAGCGGCTTCTCCGCATCGCGGCGTCGATAGGCGGAACGACGCTGATCGATTTGGGCAGCGAGGTGGCGGGCCTCGATCGAAGGCTGACGGAACTTGTCTCCGTCGCGATCATCCACGCGGCAGGCTTCACGGAACCCACCCGCAACATCGTGTGGGAGGGCGACGACAGAGTGGTCGTCACCGTCCCACCGTTGGCTCAGTGGCCGGATGTCAGGTCGTAGGTTCCTTGTCCGTTACGGGAGGGTGAGCTGCACATCCTGGCTGGCGGAGCGTGTCCCGTCGGTGACCGTGACGGTGACCGTGCTGTCGAACGCCGCTGCCGTGCCGGCGTTGATCGGAATCGCGGTGAGACGGTTCGTTGTTGTCCCGTCCCCGAGCTGGCCGCTGCTGTTCTGGCCGAAGCCGACCAGCTTGCCGCCCGCTGTGACGTAGGTACTGCTGTCGCCTGCGAACACAGCAGTTGCGTTCGAGCTCGTGAGGCCAGCGTTCAGATTCGACGCCACCGGTGAGGTCTTGTTCGCGGAAGGACCGATTCCCAAGCTCGCGCCATTGCCCCAGCAGTACAGACCTCCGTCGGCGACGGCGCACGTGTGGTTGGCACCGCTGGAGACCGATGTCACCGTCTTGCCGAGCAACGCTCCCGCCGCGGTGACCACGGCTTTCGGCGTCAGACTTGAGGTGGTTGTTCCCAGCCCGAGCTCGCCGGAGCTGTTGGTTCCCCAGCAGTACGCCGCACCTGACGCGACTACGCACGCGTGGAACGCAGCTGCGCTGATCTCGGTGACGGTTTTCCCGTCCAGCGGAGTTCCGGTGGTCGCGGTGATTGCGGTGGGGACGAGCTTGTCTCCAGCGAGGCCGTTTCCGAGCTGCTGGCTTGCTCCTGCGCCCCAGCAGTACCCCGCACCGGACGCGATCGCGCAGGTGAAGTTCTGGGCGACGGAGATTTGGGTGACAGTTTTGCCGGCGAGCCCTCCGGTCGCTACAACCGGAACTGACACCTTCGAGTCGACCTGGTTTCCGGTTCCGAGAGCACCGTTCGCGGCGCTTCCCCAGCAGTAGGCCTTTCCGTCGGCGATGGCGCAGGTGTGCTGCACCCCGGCGGCGATGTCGGTCACTGTGTGCCCGACGATGGCTCCCTGCACGGCCACCGGCACGAGGCTGTTGGTTGTCGCGTTGTTTCCGAGCTTTCCGTTGGTGCCCTGGCCCCAGCAGAACGCTTTCCCGTCAGAGATGGCGCAGGAGTGGTAGGTGCCGGCGCTGACCTTGGTGACGGGCTTGCCGCCGAAAGCTGATGCGGTCACGGCAACGGGGACGTTCGATTGGGTGAAGGTGCCGTTGCCGAGGCCGCCATACGCGTTGTAGCCCCAGCAGTACGCGGCGCCTTCTGAGATTCCGCATGCGTCGTATGCGCCGCCTTCAACTGAGGTGAAGTTGCGGCCCCATGCGCTCGGACCGGTGAAGATCCCGGTCGCGGAGTCGAACGTGACACCCGACGGCAGAGTTCCCGTGTAGGAGAAGCTGAGAGCACCGGAGCCGCCGGCAGCGGTCGGAGTCACCGACTGGGACGAAGCGGCACGGTCGAACACGCCGGATGAGTACGACAGTGAGACCGCGGGGATAACCGGCGCGGTGTACCCGGTGAGACGGTTGACGAGCGCCTGCACTCGGGGGATATCGAAGCCCGCAGGCAGAGCGCTGGCGATCGCCGCGGGAGCCGCGAACCGCGCGGTCCCGGCGACCTCACCGATGCCGCCCGCCATGGTGTACCCCTCGTTCTTCGCGTCGAAGACGGACGGGCTCATGCTCGTCTTGAGGAATACGCGGCCGGTGGGAGATTTGGTTCCGGCAACCCAGCCTTCCTTGTCAGCGTCGACGACGAGATGCTGGGCGGGTTTCTCGAAGCTGACCTTCCGGGCCTCATCGCCCCTCGGGTCGGCTGTCGAGTCGTAGGAGAACCAGCTGCCGTCAGCGACGTGGGAGGCGGACTCCGCTGTCGTCACCGATCCGAGGTTCTGCTTGGCGGCTTCGTCCTGGGACCAGGGGACAATCGCGAAGACGCTGACTGCGATGATCCCGGAGATCACCCCGATGACGAGCACTCCGACCATGATCGATGCGAGGTCGATGGCTGCGCGCGGGTTGCGGAGGACGGAGCGCATGCGCTGCGCTGCGGAGAGGAGGCTGGGATTCAAGAGGGAGCACCAATTCAGTAGGAAGACGCGCCGTTCGGTCCCGTCATCCTCAAGAAGGGCGCGGTCACGCAAAATCGTCACCCGAATCTGGCCGGCAGGGCTCCCGCCCGCGGACTACAGCTTCGAAATCGATTTGACGACCGACCTCGGCCGATACTGCTCCCCATCGCTGGAAGATACGAACGGGATCATGCCGACGGCCAGATGCGGCAATCGGAGCGCAGCACGCAAGGAGAGGTCGTCTCCGAACCATTCCCGACTCATGGAGAACCCGTTGATGTAGCGCAACTCCAAGCCATCGCGGAATTCCTCCCCCTCAACTGCACCGTTCGCGGCTACACGGAGATCCGCGTCGTCGCCGCTAAATTCGACGACGTATGCGCATCCACCCCGGAGTACGGGCTTTCGCCATGCGTGCGCTTGATCCGCATCGGACCCTGGCACACAAACCCGTTCATGTCGCTGCTCAGCAGCTCCCAGTCTGAGAACTCGGCGTTCAACCGGGCGTACCTCACTTTGGTCATCCCGTATTTGCCGAGTTCGCGCTGACGGTCCAGCCACCGGGCGAGCCGGAGCTCCGTTTCGCTGCTGCCGGAAATCAAAGGCTCCCCAGACAGTCGCACGAAACCGATGGTCTCATCGACTGTCTGCGACCAAACATCGTTCTGGATTCTGACATTTTCCCAACCGGGGAACACACCGTCGAGGTCTCCTTTTCGGCTGGACGACAACATTCCGTCTTTGAGTTCCCTGCGGCGGGTGGTGAGCCACGTCTTGTAGTTGACGGAGCCGTAGTCGACATCCGCCCTGCCTGGAAGTCGGTTGTGCTCGTTCACGAAGTGGGTGAGTTCCGTGATCGCACGCCGCCACAGGGTATCGAGCACGGCCTGCTGCTTGGGGGAGAGTGTGGACAGTTCGTCTACGTGGTCTTGGGGGCACATGGTTGTGTCGTTTCTATTCCGGGCTTGGGTGTCTCGGTGTATCCAAGATTCCATGCGCGGCAATTCTGCGGCGGGGCTAGGTGCCACCGCAGGTCAGTCGCAGCCTATGCCGTCGCCGTCCGGGTCAAGAGCTCTCGTGTACCCGGGCGATCCGATGGATATCGGCGCTTTCCCCGCCGCGATGACCGCGGCGCAGTCCGGGTAGACCGGATCGGAGGCAGCTTTGGCCACCTGGTGCGCTTTGTCGACCAGGCCGAGGTCGTTGATGCCGCCGACCGCGCTGGAGATTGCGTTGCTGCTGTCCACCGGCGCAAGAGATTTCGTCGCTGTCGGCGCCGGGGTCACCTGCACCGCGGCGGCGGCCGGTCGGGTGTTGCTCGCCAGAACGGCAGGGATAGCGAACACAGCGCCGACGATGACGACGACCGCCAGAATGATCACCACGAGTACGGCGGGGAGCTTTCGTTTCGGTTTGGTCGGTTTCTCATTCGTCGATGGCAGCGCGACAGTGGCGATCTCGGCGGCCCCGAGGGTGATGTCTTCCGCTGGTGCTTCGGTGGTGTTCTGGATCCGCTGAGTCCATGCCTGGCCGTCCCACCATCGCATCCCGTTGCTGTTCAGGGGGTCCGGAAACCAGCCTTCGGGCATGTAGGTCATCGATGTGTTCCAGTTCTGTGGGTTTCGAGAGTGAGAGGTCTGTCAGTCATGAGAAGAGGGCCGCCACGCAAATGACGGCCCTCGTCCGATCGGGGTCAGTCCCAGTCGTTGGTGGTGGCGGAAGCGGCCACGCGCCGGCCGGTCGGTGCACGAAATTCGTCCACCTCACCTTCGGCGGCGGGGACCACGGCGGGATGAGCGGCCTCGGCGGCCGCGGCGGTGTCGGCGCGGCGCGGGATGATCAGAGTGAATGGCTCTTCTGCCACCTCGACCTCAGCTGCGATCTCGACCGCAGCCGGCTCCTGAGTCTCGGAATACTCTTCCTCAGCGAACCGGTCCGCGGCTGCTGGTTCAACGACGGAAGAGTCGATCTCGGGCTCAACTACCGAATCGTCCCCCTCATCGAGAAACTCGACGACTCCGGACCACTCGTCGACGGTGATGCCGACGCTTTGCGCTGGGGCGACGAGGTGAACGGCGACGCCCGCGGTTTCGAGGATGTCGTCGGCGAGTTCACCCCAGGTGAGGCCGGTGTCTCCTTCCTCGTCGATCTTGTCGTCGATCCAGACGACCTTCTTCACGTCCGGGTGCGCGAGGACGTACGCTTCGATCGCGCCGACTTTCCACCAGCCGTGATCCTCGCCTTCTCCGGAGGTGAGCGAAGGGAGCGGGCCGCGGCCGATGAGACCCGCGAAGGCATCGTTGGCCTGCGAGCTCCAGTCGGTCGCCCAGACCACGGTCGCGCGCGCGCCGCCGATTGCCGCGCCCAGCGCCGGGGACACAGCGCAATGGCCCATCCCGCTGACATCCATCGACTCCCAGTTGCCCCAGGTCGGGTCTCCTGCCGTGGCGGCGATCGGCGAGAAGACCCCGTCGACGTCAAGGAAAACGACAGCGTGCGGGATGTCGTTGGTTGCGAGAGGTTCGGCGGTCACGGGGTTCGGTTCCGTCGGCACCATCTCGTCGTCGTCGTCGTCCAGACGGAAGAACGAGTCGTCGAACGGGGCGGGCTCCGCGACCGGCACATCTGTGACAGGCTCCTCGTCGTCCATCTCAGCCATCAGCGAGTCGAAGTCGATGTTGACCTCAATGACGCCGAGGTCCTCGAGCACGACCTGGGCCTCGGCGCTCGCTCCGAGGTCGCGGAACTCCGCGGTTGACTCGGCGGGCTTCACCATCAGGGCGCTGAGATCCACCTTCTCGCTTTCCGGGATCGGGTCACGACGTTCGGCCAGTTTCCGAGCGAAGGTCTCCTGGCTCGGCTCGAACCAGACCTGGATGATCTCGGCAAGTCCTGCGCTGGTCTCCCACAGGCCGCGGCCGCGGGGCACATGGTCGCCGAGCGACGGGGCTTCCACCCAGTTTTTGAGAGCGCTCTGACGGTCGCCCTGCGTGCCGTTTCCCATGAGCATTCGGGAGAGGTTCACCTTGAGGTCAGCCGCTCCCGGGATCGTGTCGAGCATTTTCGCGGACAGCTTCTGAGTGGCGAGCACCAGTGTCACGCCGGCGCTTCGAGCTTCGCGGGCAATCTTCCCGGTCAGAGTTCCGATGCGCGCTTTCGCCTCGTTGTCGCGAATCTGCTGCTGGCGTTCGTCTTCGACTTCGGGGTCCTCCGATGCTGTCTTGCTGACGGCGTCGGGCTGCATGAGGCTGGTGAACTCGTCCATGACGAGGTAGATGTGCTTGGGGCGGATTTCTTCGGGCAGGTCTCGGTAGCCACCGACGCCGTGAGCTGCGTTCAGGCTCTTCCGACGCTGGACTTCCTTGTACACGTGCTTCATGACCGCGTCGGCTTCGGAGACGGTGGACGCGAACGCTCGGGCGTACGGTCGGACGAATCCGAAGTCAGCGCCTCCCTTGGTGGGGTCGACCACGTAGATTTCGCATCCCTGCACGGCGGCCGGGTAGAGGACCACCTGCAGGCTGACAGACTTGCCACCACCGGACGCGCCGGCGATGAGGACGTGCGCGTCCACTTTCGGGTCGTAGGAGATCGGGTTGCCTTCAACTCCGGTGGCGAACGGCATGATCCCGTCCACGCTGTCCACGAATGTCCAATCGACACTCGCGGAATCTGGAAGCGGGTGCACCTTGCTGACGAGGAGTCGGACGGAGGAGGCTCCATCCACTCCCGCACGAACGTCGACAAAAGCGTTCTTCGTCGCCGTTTTCAGCGCCTCCACGGCCTCTTTCACCCGACCTCGAGTCAGCGGGGCGGGAAGCTCGAAGTCGATCACCTGGACGTTCTCGTTGGTTGAAAGCAGTTCCGTTTTCAGGAGCTTCGGTAGAGCACCTCCGTCACCGAGGACTTTGGTGACCAGGAAGGCCTGCTCCCAGTCGAGGCTGGTGACATAGTCCTGGTTGGAGAGACGCATCCTGGTTCTGGCGAAGACGAATCCTGGTGTGGCCGGGTCAGCCCCAGCGACAATCACGACCACCCCGTCGCCGCCGTCGGCGACGCGAAGCCACTGGCTGTTCAGCGCCTGGCGGATTTTCTGCGCCTGAGTGCGGACCTCGGCGATGGTGACTCCGCCGTAGAGCTTCACCTGCATCTTCCACATGTGGCCGCGGGACGTGCGTTCCGTCAACGGAATCGAGCTGATGACCTCCGGGCGGGCGAGCTTGGAAACGTCGAACGCCCGGTTCAAAAGTCCGGCGAGGAGCCACCCGGCCGCCTTGTTGTTGTCGGAAGGCTGGATGGTGTCCGGAGTGCTCGGAAGCTCATCGGCCGACCAGTAGATCGCGATGGCCTGCTGGTGACGGCCGCCCGGTTTGACGCCCTGATGGCCGGCCAACCCGGTGACGCTGACGAACGGTGCCGCTTTGAGCGTGGTCGCCAGTGCGGGCTCAATTCGCACGGCGGGCTGGATGAACTCCATGATCGATACGCCCTGCGGGACCACGAAGGGCTGGCAGCACAGAGTAGCGTAACGTGCGCCGGTGCCGCCGCCGATCGGGAGCCTCGCCTCGACGTAGACCGGGTGCTGAGGGAACGGCTGGCGTGCGGCTTGCTTGAGTACGTCCTTCCACCGCTCGGCCCATTTGGCGTCGACGGCCATGTCGCGGAAGCGGCGACCCACGCTGGGGTCGGTGAATTCCGGTGCGTCTTCGGTCAACGCTCCGTAGTAGATGATCCGGTTTTCGGCGTCGACGATGACTTCCACTCCAAGCTCACCTGAGAGGTGCCGCGCGGCCGCGCGGATCCCGCCGATGCCGCCTGGGGTGTCGGGGAAGGACCACTGGGTCGCCCACGCACCGGGGATCGGAACGGGAACCTTCTCGGTCTCCTCCGGTTCCGGCTCGTCGAGGATCTCCGATTCGTCGTCATCGTCGTCCCAAGGTTCGTCTTCTTCGATCTCAGCGACGGCCGCCCGGGCGATGTCCTTCTTCTGAATGAAGATGGGCCGGCCGAGCTTCCCTTCTTCGCACACCCAGGCCATCGTCGATTCGACAGCCAGATCGAACAGGTCCGGATCGGTTTCGTTGGTGGCCAGAGACGGAAGCTCTCCCGTGTTCCAGATGACGATCCGGATACGGAGCGGGTGCGCGGTTCCGGGGATCGGCTGGCCGGAAGCGTCCACATCTGGGACGTTCAACATCGCGACCCTCCGGCCGGATCCGAGCTGGATGGCGATAAGCGGAGCGAGTTTCAGCAGCGTCGCGGCGGCTCCGGCAGATGCGGAAGCTTCGAAGGTGTCCACCACGACGTCGTCTCCGAACTTCTGGTGGGACAGCATCCGGGGCGCCTGGTCGAGCTTCATCTCGCTTGACACCCAGCGGGGCTTCCATTCAGCTCGAGCGGCGACGAGGTCGCGCCATTCGCTGAGCACGCCTGCGCGGAGTCCGGCGTGAAGGATCGCTCCGGCGACCACGAAAGCGAGCGCAATACTGATCTCCCACAGCTGCACCGGGGACACGATCGTCCACAGCTTGTAGTGGGCTGCACCTACCCCGAAGGCGAGGGTGACGGCGAATGCGGCGCCGGCCGCGCCGATAATCAGACCAACGGTGCGCCCGCGAGCTTCACCTTGGACGCCGGCAACGAGGTGCTCGAACGCGGTGGAGGGTGCCTGATCTTCCGGGGCGGAGTTCGCGCGGATGGATGAGGCAAGCTGGTTGATCACGATGTAGACCGCGGCAGCGTCGATGACCCGACCCCAGTTTGAGAACTCGTTCGTGGGAATTGCCGCGGCGACGACGGCGAGGCCGGCGGCTACCCAGAAACTGAACTGGGTGGACAGCTGAGAGATGTGCCAGGTGCCGAGCGGGCGCAGGAAGAACAGTTTGCTGTTCGCCAGAGCGTCGATCGGCTTCTCTCGCTTCTCGAACCAAATCGGGAACCAGGCCTTGCCGGGAACCATGAGGGACCATTTCAGGCTGTCCCACATTCGGAAGGACAGCATCGACTTCTCCTCCGCGGGACCGCTTGCCCAGACGAGGCCGGACTTCTCCTTGTATCCGGTCATCTGAGGCGCAGTGGCGAGGAACCCGGCTGCGATGAAGCCCACGTACATGACCAGGAATCCGGGGTATCCGTACCAGAGCGCGACGGCGGAGGCGGCCACGGAACCGGCCGCCACGATCGGGGAAAGGTTCGTCTGGGATTCGGGGGCTTTCGTAGCCATGGGAGTTTCCTTCTAGTGCGGTGTGCGAGATCAGTTCTGCTCGACGAGATGAGGGTGGGGGGTCGGCTACTTGGTGAGTTTCGCCAGCGCGGAGAGCAGGTTTGCATCTGCGGGACGTCGGCCGTAAAGGCGCCCGGCCCGTCCGACGGTGAGTTTCGTACCGTCGACGGTTTTGGGGTTACCGGCGCCGGCGAACAGGGTCAGGTTCAGTGGGGTTTTGCTTGACGGCCAGACGATGAGGCTGATCTTCACGTCAGCTACGGGGGTCCCGAGGTATTTCGCGTAAGAGTCGCGTGCCATGGGGAGCGTGCGCTTCTCAGCCGGGTAGGAGACGCCGGCCTTGCCGGTGGTGGCGAACCTTTTCCACCCGCGGTAGGTGCGTCCCGCCAGGGTCCAGTAGAAGGCGCCAGCCCAGACCTTCGTGTCGATGATCGTGACCGTGCGTCCGGAGACGACAACATGGTCGACGTTTGCGTTGACCCCTTTGATCGGGATGCTCAGGTCGTGGAGGATGCTCGGTCCGCCGGGCGCGTGCGCGAGCTGATTTAGGATCTCGGCCGTACGGCGCTCGCCTTTCGCTCCGATCCGTCCGACCGCCTCATTTGCGGTGAAGGTTGCGCCGGCGAGGGACCCGCCGGGCGTTCCGATGACCTGGCCGGGGTAGCGGACGCTCACGCGTGGATCCCGAAGAAGGTCGCCTGCACCCACGGGAGCACAGTCAGGATGATGCCACTCAGGGCGATGGCTGCGACCACACCGATAGAGATCCAGAAGCCGACGGGGCTGCGGAAGAACGCTTCGATCTTGTCGTTGTCGAGGTCGTGAGAATTGTTGGCCATGCCCAGTAGACATGCGGCGGATCAGCCTGCGAGCAGACCCTGCCTCACGTCAGGCGAGAATGTCCGCTACCGGTCACGGCCCAGAGTCTGAAACCGGGATGGTCGCACTGCTCGACTGCTTGCCGTTACCAACGCTTGCGTCATGGAAGTAGGCGCGAATTGCCACGACCTTCGACATGGGGAGGGACCCGGTGATCCGATCCACGTTCGGGTACTTCGCATAGCTGCCACCGTCGACTCTCACTACAGACAGCTGCGTTGTGCTGCCGTCCGCTAGCGTCGCCTCGAGCTCGCGCATGCAGTAGTTGGCGTAGTTTGGGCAGGCCGAGTCCGGCTGGCCGAATCCGTTCGCGGTCAATGTCACGTCGAAGCTGAAGTTGTGAGAGGTCGAATCTCTCGAGATCGAGTTGACCACCAAAGTCGCTTTCGCCCCAGAATATGGGTCAGTGACCGGGGTGGCTGCGCTGGTCGACTGCTTGCCGTTCGCGACGCTTCCGTCTTGGAAGAAGGCGCGAAGAGAGACAATCTTTCCTTGATAGGAGGAGCCAGTGAAACGCTTGGTGTACGGGTAGGTGGCATATTCGCCCCCGTTCACCCGGTCTGCTTGGAGCACGGTGGTGCTCCCGTCCGCCAACGTTGCCTCTAGCGATTCCGTGCAGTAGTGCCCGTAGGACGGGCAGGCCGAGTCCGGCAGACCGTAGCCGTTAGCGGTCAGGGTCGCGTCGAAGTTGAAGAATCCGGTGGTGGGATCCCGGGTGATCGAGTTGATCGCAAGCGATGACGTCGCGCCTTTGTACGGGTCGTTGATCGGAACCGAAGGGCTGCCTATTTGCACAGCCGGCGTGTAGTGGTAAC of Glaciihabitans sp. INWT7 contains these proteins:
- a CDS encoding M23 family metallopeptidase, with product MSHHRSLGFRRGLPGAAVMAGVALIFVASTIPANAFVKPADPTVTSASAGSSSNPQTITVSSTALHAASARDGYAVTLPPPPPPPPAPARVVSGASFDGRKYTYSAVAAGAVRWPFPDGSPIASGFGPRLVPNCSFCSTMHLGLDFTPGFGVPVHAIADGVVVLVKNDVGGLGNHVMIEHVIGGQRVQSEYGHMGIGTVVVSVGETVTAGQVIGQVGSTGASTGAHLHLEIHLAGVPVDPFVWLQANVG
- a CDS encoding RCC1 domain-containing protein; amino-acid sequence: MNPSLLSAAQRMRSVLRNPRAAIDLASIMVGVLVIGVISGIIAVSVFAIVPWSQDEAAKQNLGSVTTAESASHVADGSWFSYDSTADPRGDEARKVSFEKPAQHLVVDADKEGWVAGTKSPTGRVFLKTSMSPSVFDAKNEGYTMAGGIGEVAGTARFAAPAAIASALPAGFDIPRVQALVNRLTGYTAPVIPAVSLSYSSGVFDRAASSQSVTPTAAGGSGALSFSYTGTLPSGVTFDSATGIFTGPSAWGRNFTSVEGGAYDACGISEGAAYCWGYNAYGGLGNGTFTQSNVPVAVTASAFGGKPVTKVSAGTYHSCAISDGKAFCWGQGTNGKLGNNATTNSLVPVAVQGAIVGHTVTDIAAGVQHTCAIADGKAYCWGSAANGALGTGNQVDSKVSVPVVATGGLAGKTVTQISVAQNFTCAIASGAGYCWGAGASQQLGNGLAGDKLVPTAITATTGTPLDGKTVTEISAAAFHACVVASGAAYCWGTNSSGELGLGTTTSSLTPKAVVTAAGALLGKTVTSVSSGANHTCAVADGGLYCWGNGASLGIGPSANKTSPVASNLNAGLTSSNATAVFAGDSSTYVTAGGKLVGFGQNSSGQLGDGTTTNRLTAIPINAGTAAAFDSTVTVTVTDGTRSASQDVQLTLP
- a CDS encoding excalibur calcium-binding domain-containing protein, producing the protein MTYMPEGWFPDPLNSNGMRWWDGQAWTQRIQNTTEAPAEDITLGAAEIATVALPSTNEKPTKPKRKLPAVLVVIILAVVVIVGAVFAIPAVLASNTRPAAAAVQVTPAPTATKSLAPVDSSNAISSAVGGINDLGLVDKAHQVAKAASDPVYPDCAAVIAAGKAPISIGSPGYTRALDPDGDGIGCD
- a CDS encoding FtsK/SpoIIIE domain-containing protein: MATKAPESQTNLSPIVAAGSVAASAVALWYGYPGFLVMYVGFIAAGFLATAPQMTGYKEKSGLVWASGPAEEKSMLSFRMWDSLKWSLMVPGKAWFPIWFEKREKPIDALANSKLFFLRPLGTWHISQLSTQFSFWVAAGLAVVAAAIPTNEFSNWGRVIDAAAVYIVINQLASSIRANSAPEDQAPSTAFEHLVAGVQGEARGRTVGLIIGAAGAAFAVTLAFGVGAAHYKLWTIVSPVQLWEISIALAFVVAGAILHAGLRAGVLSEWRDLVAARAEWKPRWVSSEMKLDQAPRMLSHQKFGDDVVVDTFEASASAGAAATLLKLAPLIAIQLGSGRRVAMLNVPDVDASGQPIPGTAHPLRIRIVIWNTGELPSLATNETDPDLFDLAVESTMAWVCEEGKLGRPIFIQKKDIARAAVAEIEEDEPWDDDDDESEILDEPEPEETEKVPVPIPGAWATQWSFPDTPGGIGGIRAAARHLSGELGVEVIVDAENRIIYYGALTEDAPEFTDPSVGRRFRDMAVDAKWAERWKDVLKQAARQPFPQHPVYVEARLPIGGGTGARYATLCCQPFVVPQGVSIMEFIQPAVRIEPALATTLKAAPFVSVTGLAGHQGVKPGGRHQQAIAIYWSADELPSTPDTIQPSDNNKAAGWLLAGLLNRAFDVSKLARPEVISSIPLTERTSRGHMWKMQVKLYGGVTIAEVRTQAQKIRQALNSQWLRVADGGDGVVVIVAGADPATPGFVFARTRMRLSNQDYVTSLDWEQAFLVTKVLGDGGALPKLLKTELLSTNENVQVIDFELPAPLTRGRVKEAVEALKTATKNAFVDVRAGVDGASSVRLLVSKVHPLPDSASVDWTFVDSVDGIMPFATGVEGNPISYDPKVDAHVLIAGASGGGKSVSLQVVLYPAAVQGCEIYVVDPTKGGADFGFVRPYARAFASTVSEADAVMKHVYKEVQRRKSLNAAHGVGGYRDLPEEIRPKHIYLVMDEFTSLMQPDAVSKTASEDPEVEDERQQQIRDNEAKARIGTLTGKIAREARSAGVTLVLATQKLSAKMLDTIPGAADLKVNLSRMLMGNGTQGDRQSALKNWVEAPSLGDHVPRGRGLWETSAGLAEIIQVWFEPSQETFARKLAERRDPIPESEKVDLSALMVKPAESTAEFRDLGASAEAQVVLEDLGVIEVNIDFDSLMAEMDDEEPVTDVPVAEPAPFDDSFFRLDDDDDEMVPTEPNPVTAEPLATNDIPHAVVFLDVDGVFSPIAATAGDPTWGNWESMDVSGMGHCAVSPALGAAIGGARATVVWATDWSSQANDAFAGLIGRGPLPSLTSGEGEDHGWWKVGAIEAYVLAHPDVKKVVWIDDKIDEEGDTGLTWGELADDILETAGVAVHLVAPAQSVGITVDEWSGVVEFLDEGDDSVVEPEIDSSVVEPAAADRFAEEEYSETQEPAAVEIAAEVEVAEEPFTLIIPRRADTAAAAEAAHPAVVPAAEGEVDEFRAPTGRRVAASATTNDWD
- a CDS encoding nuclease-related domain-containing protein; the encoded protein is MSVRYPGQVIGTPGGSLAGATFTANEAVGRIGAKGERRTAEILNQLAHAPGGPSILHDLSIPIKGVNANVDHVVVSGRTVTIIDTKVWAGAFYWTLAGRTYRGWKRFATTGKAGVSYPAEKRTLPMARDSYAKYLGTPVADVKISLIVWPSSKTPLNLTLFAGAGNPKTVDGTKLTVGRAGRLYGRRPADANLLSALAKLTK